A section of the Festucalex cinctus isolate MCC-2025b chromosome 9, RoL_Fcin_1.0, whole genome shotgun sequence genome encodes:
- the zc4h2 gene encoding zinc finger C4H2 domain-containing protein → MTDEQEIMCKLENILEVRNKTVQMQKIKSRLKIEFEALESEEKHLKEYKQEMDLLLQEKMAHVEELRLIHADINVMESTIKQSENDLNKLLETTRRLHDEYKPLKEHVDALRMTLGLHRLPHLNEEEEKLSLDYFEKQKAEWQKEPHEPAIPESLAAAAAAAQQLQVSRKQDARQTATFRQQPPPMKACLSCHQQIHRNAPICPLCKAKSRSRNPKKPKRKPDE, encoded by the exons ATGACGGACGAACAAGAAATCATGTGCAAGTTAGAAAACATCCTGGAAGTACG GAACAAAACAGTCCAAATGCAGAAGATCAAGTCTCGTCTGAAGATTGAGTTTGAGGCTCTGGAGTCTGAGGAGAAGCATCTAAAGGAGTACAAGCAAGAGATGGATCTCCTCCTGCAGGAGAAGATGGCACATGTGGAGGAGCTGCGGCTCATCCATGCTGATATCAATGTG atGGAAAGCACAATCAAGCAGTCTGAAAATGACCTGAACAAGCTGCTGGAAACGACTCGCCGCCTGCATGATGAGTACAAACCTCTGAAGGAGCATGTCGATGCGCTGAGGATGACTTTGGGACTGCACAGGCTCCCTCACCTCAACGAAGAAGAGGAGAAGCTCTCCCTGGA TTACTTTGAGAAGCAAAAAGCAGAGTGGCAAAAGGAGCCGCACGAGCCGGCCATCCCGGAAtccctcgccgccgccgccgcagcggCGCAGCAACTTCAGGTGTCCCGGAAACAAGATGCCCGCCAGACGGCCACCTTCAGGCAGCAGCCGCCACCCATGAAG GCTTGCCTGTCGTGCCACCAGCAGATTCACCGCAATGCTCCCATCTGTCCCCTGTGCAAGGCCAAGAGCCGCTCACGCAACCCCAAGAAGCCCAAGAGGAAGCCGGACGAGTAG